CCCTCGACGGCGGGGCCGTCCTCCCCGGCTTCGCCCTGCCCGTCGCCGAGCTGTTCGTCGACGTCGAAGCCGAGTAGCGCCTAACGATCCGCCAGCGCCGCCCCGTTCGTCCGGACCACCTCGCGGAAGAACCGCGCGCTCGCCTTCGGCGTGCGCCGCTGCGTGGCGTAGTCCACGTGCACGAGCCCGAAGCGCTTCGCGAAGCCGAGGCTCCATTCGAAGTTGTCGAGCAGGCTCCACGCGTAGTAGCCGCGCAGGTCGACCCCCGCGGCGAGCGCGTCGTGCGCCGCCCGGAGGTGCTCGCGGTAGTACCAGACGCGGAGCGGGTCGTCCACGCGCGGGCCGTCCGGCCCCTCCACCGCGTGCGGCGGGTCGTAGAACGCCGCCCCGTTCTCGGTCACGTAGAGCGGCACGCGGCCGTAGCGTTCCGTCACCCAGCGGAGCGCCCGCGTCAGCGCCGGCGGGTACACCTCCCACCCCGTCTCGGTGTAGGCGTGCCCCGGCTGCCTAACCGTCGCGGCGCGAACCGGCAGCACGCCCGGCCCGTCCTGCGTCACCGCGCGCGTGTAGTAGTTGACGCCGATCCAGTCGACCGGCGCGCGGATCACGTCGAAGTCGGCGTCCGGCCACGCGGGCCACGCCGCGCCGAACACCTCCGCCAGCTCCTCCGGGTAGTGCCCGAGAAAGACGGGGTCGAGGTACTGCCGGTTCATGTACGCGTCGGCCCGCCGCGCGGCCGCGAGGTCCTCCTCCCGGTCGGTCGCCGGGTCCTTGGGCTCGAGGTTGACGACGAGCCCCACCTGCCCCGCCCCTGCCGGCGCCTCGGCGCGGTACGCCTGCACGCCGAGGCCGTGCGCGCGCAGCAGGTTGTGCGCCGCGATCGGCGCCTCGTACAGGTTGCGGTGCCCCGGCGCGATCACGCCGTGCAGGTAGCCCCCGTCGGTCACGACCCACGGCTCGTTGAGCGTCGCCCACAGCGGCACGCGGTCGCCGAGCGCGCGCACGACGACGCGCGCGTAGTCGGCGAACCACTCGGCCACGTCGCGGTTGAGCCACCCGCCGCGGTCGTCGAGCGCCGCCGGCAGGTCCCAGTGGAAGAGCGTGAGGTTGGGGCGGATCCCCCGCGCGAGCAGCGCGTCGACGAGCCGCTCGTAGAAGCCCAGCCCGGCCGGGTTGACGCGCCCCGTCCCCGCGGGCAGGATACGACTCCAGCTCACCGAGAAGCGGTACGACTGCAGCCCGAGGTCGGCCATCAGGGCGACGTCGTCCGCCCACCGGCGGTAGTGGTCGCAGGCGACGTCGCCGGTGTCGCCGCCCGCGGTGAGGCCCGGCGAGTGCGTGAAGCGCTGCCAGATGCTCGGGCCCGCGCCGTCGGCCAGCGGCGAGCCCTCGATCTGGTAGGCCGAGGTCGACGCGCCCCACACGAACCCGTCGGGAAAACGATACGAATGACGCACGGTGTGTTGGGCGGGGCGGCGGTCGGCGGACCGGCCGACAACGGAGCGTCGGTCGGCAGGGCATCGGGCAACGGCGCGCCGGTCAAGTTAGACGCCCTGCGGAAGGTCTACGACGGCGGCCAGGTCGCCGTGCACGGCGTGGACCTCGACGTCGCCGCGGGCGAGTTCGTCGTGCTCGTCGGCCCGTCGGGCTGCGGCAAGAGCACGACCCTCCGCATGATCGCCGGGCTCGAGCCGGTGAGCGGCGGGCGGGTCATGATCGGCGGCCGCGACGTCACCGGCGAGCCCCCCGCGCACCGCGACATCGCGATGGTCTTCCAGACCTACGCGCTCTACCCGCAGATGACGGTGCGCGAAAACATGGGCTTCGCGCTCCGGCTCCGCAAACGCCCGGCCGCCGACGTCGACGCGCGCGTGCGCGCGGTGGCCGACACGCTCGACCTCACGCCGCTCCTCGACCGCCTCCCCAAACAGCTCTCGGGCGGCCAGCGCCAGCGCGTCGCGATCGGCCGCGCCATCGTCCGCGAGCCGCGCGTCTTTCTGTTCGACGAGCCGCTCTCCAACCTCGACGCGAAGCTCCGCGGCCAGATGCGCCGCGAGATCGCCGCCCTCCACCGCCGCCTCGGCGCGACGACGATCTACGTCACGCACGACCAGGTCGAGGCGATGACGCTCGGCGACCGCATCGTCGTGATGCGCGCGGGGCAGGTGGAGCAGATCGACGCCCCGGCCGCCCTCTACGCGCGCCCGCGCACGGCGTTCGTGGCCGCGTTCGTCGGCTCGCCGCCGATGAACCTGTTCCGCGGCCAGGTCGACCCCGCGGCCGGCACGTTCGTCGTCGCCGGCGCCGAGGCGCTCGCCGTCGAACTCCCCCCCGCGCTCCTCGCGGCGGCCCAGGCGCACCTCCCTTCCGGCCGCGAGGCACTCCTGGGCGTCCGGCCGGAACACGTCGCGGTCGCCGCTGCCACCCCGGACCCCGCGCGGCCCACGCTCGCGATGCGCGTCGAGCTGGCCGAACCGTTAGGCCACGAGCTACTCGCCCACTCGCGGCGCGGCGCGGCCGAGCTCACGGCGCGCCTCGCCCCGGACGCACCGCTGCCCCCCGCGGGCGGGGTCGCGCAGTTCGTGCTCGATCCGGGGGCGCTGCATTTGTTCGATGCAGAAGGTGGAATGGTGATTGGGAGGAGCAGCCCGTGAGGAGCGGGTGCAGCACTCCCGTCAGCGGCACCAACGCGAACGGTACTACCGTCCCGCCCCTCCATACACCCGCGGAACCTCCACAACGAACGTACTCCCCTCCCCTACGACACTCGTCGCGCTCACCTCTCCACCGAGCAACCGGGCCAGCTGCCGCACGATGCTGAGCCCGAGTCCCGTCCCCCCCGCCGGCCGCGTCGTCGTCTGCCCTCCCGGCCCGGCCGCCGCCTGCACGAACGGCTCGAACACCCGCGCGAGCTGGTCGGCGGCGATGCCGATCCCCGTGTCGCGGACCGTGACGCGCAGCCGCGCGCCCGCGACCGCGTCGTGCACCACCGCCGCCTCGGCCGTGACGCGGCCTCGGTCCGTGAACTTGACCGCGTTGGCGACGAGGTTGGTGACGATCTGCCGGAACTTGCGCTCGTCGCTCACGACCGCCACGTCGGACGGCGCCCCTTCCTGCACGAGCTCGACGCCCTTGCGGCCGGCGAGCGGCGCGGCGATGTCGAGCACCTGCACGACGACCGCCGCCGCGTCGAACGCCGCCGCGTCGACCACCTCCTTGCCGGCCTGCGCCCGCGCGAAGCCGAGCAGGTTCTCGATCGTGTCGAGCAGCTGGCCGCCGGCCGCCTGCACGCGCCGCACGTAGTCGTGCTGCCGCGGCGCGAGCGGGCCCGCGATTTCGGTGCCTAACAGGTCCGAGAAGCCGAGGATCGCCTGCATCGGCGTGCGCAGCTCGTGCGAGACCACCGCGAGAAAGTCGTCCTTCGCCCGGTTGGCCGCCTCGGCCTCGCGCCGCGCCGACTCGGCCTGGTCCCGCAGGCGCTCCGCCTCCGCGTGCGCGGCGCGCTCGGCGTAGTACAGGCGCGCGTAGGCCAGCGCCCGCGCCAGCCGGCCGGCGCGCGCGTGCAGCTGGGTCTGCTCGGCCGATGTTAGGCGCCGGGGCGTGTCCCAGGCCAGCACGAGCGCCCCGTGCACGCGCCCCATGTGCCGCGCGGGAAACGCCGCCGCCGCCTCGATCCCCATCCGCTCCACGGCCGGCCGGAGCTCCGGGTAGCTCGTCAGCAACGCCGCGCGCGTGGGGCGGTGCAGCACGCGCCCGGTGCGCACCGCGTCACACACGAGCAGGTCGGCCGACACCGGAACGTGCCGGCCCCCGAACGGCAACTCCGCCAGGTCGCGCGTCGCCCCCACCGCCTCCACCGTCTCGCCGTCGTCGGCGACCCGGTAGGCGACGGCCATCGCCGCCCCGAGCTCGGCCAGCACGCCCTCGACGAGCTTGACGGCGCTCGCCTCGGGCGTGGGCATCGTGTCGCCCACGTGCAGGAGCTTCCCTTGCAGCGCCTGCGCGTGCTCGACGGCGAGCGCCGAGGCCGCGCGGATCGCCCGGCGCCCGGACGCGTGTGCGGCGGGAGACCGGATGGCGGACGGCGGGCCGTCCGCACGATCGTCCGCAGGCGCTCCACCCGGGGGCGGGAAATCGGCGGGCAGCGCGGGCGGAGTCATATAAAAGGTCTCAGAAGAGCAAAATACGGGCGCACGCCGGGCGCGGCCGCCGACGTCAATCCATCCCGCGCTGCCGCGCGCACGCCGGACACATGCCGTGCGAGGGGATCACGCGCAGCTTGCCCTCGCGCAGCCCGTCGCGCACCCAGTGCGGGACCGGGCGCCACGCCGCGTCCGCCTCGGCCTCGTCGCGCGCGAGATCCAGCGCCGAGTGCACGCGCGCGCAGTACATGCACACCCGCACGAGCGGCCGGGCCTGCCCCGCGCGCCCCGACACCGGCCCGCCAACGGCGACGTGGCTCCACAGGCGGTGCCACCGCCGCCACGCGTGGCTCTGCTCGGCCATGAGGTCGCGCAGCTCGACCGCGCGGCGCCGCTCGGCGTCGGCCCGCGCGCAAAAGTGCAGACTCGCCGCCCGCTGTGCCCGGAGGCGCGCCCACAGCTCCTCGCGGCCGGCCGGCGCGTCCACCGCGGCCCCTACGGCGCGTCGACGGCGAGGAGATCCCGCTCGGACGGCTCGGCCCCGTCGGCCCCCCGCGCGGTCGTCAGCCGCGCCGCCAATCCGTCGAGCCGGGCCGCCAGGGCCCGCACCTCGCCCGCGTCGAGCGGCGCGGCGGCGCGGGCGACGCGGGTGTGCGCGGGCTCGGGCGCGGCGCGCAGCACCCGGCGGCCCGCGGCCGTGATCGCGATCGGCGTGCGCCGCCGGTCGTCGGGCGCGACCGAGCGCGTGACGAGCCCGCGCTCGACCAGACCGCGCACCACCACGCTCGCGGTGCTCGGGTCGGTCTGCGTCCGCGCCGCCAACTCGGCCAGCGCGGCGGCGGGCTGCTCGGCGAGCTTGCGCAGCACGTGCAGCTCCGCGCCGTGCACGCCGAGTTGCTGCTCCGCCGTGCGCGACGCGCCGCGCAGCGCGTGGACGACGCCGCGCAGGGCGTCGACGAGCGCGCCCGCGGCCGCGTCGAGCTCGGCGTCGACTTGGGGGCGGGTGGTGGGACCGGCCGACCCGGGGAACGGGCGGACCACGAGATTCTGAATCGACATCACACCACGAAGGTTACAGAAGCGGGCAGCAGACGAGGTCAGACGAGGTCGTCACCGAGCTCCCACGGCTCTTCGGTGATGACCCAGTGCAGGACGGACGGCGCCGCGCCGTCGGGCGCCGCCGGGTGCGACGCCGCGCGCACCGCGCGCACATGGACGCGGCACTCGACCGGCTCGCCCGCGCGCGGGACGAAGCGGACCCGCCACGTTTCGGTCTGCCCGCTCCCGACCACGCGCGCGAGCGCCGTGCGGAACGCCGTGCGGTCGGCGAGGGCCACGTACGCGGCGAGCGGCTTTCCGAAGGCCACGTTGGCCGGCCGCGCGAGCAACGCGAGCGCCGCCTGGTTGAGCCGGACGAGCACCCCGCCCGCGTCCGTCACCACGTACGCGGCGGGCGCGAGGTCGAAGAGGTCGCGGAGCGCCTGCTGTTCGCCTTCGAGCTCGGTACGCGCGGCGAACAGGGCCTCGTTCTGCGTGCGCAGCTCTTCCTCCGCACGCCCCAGGTCGTCGAGCGTGTCGGCGAGCAGGTGCGAGGCGGCGCGGAGCGGGGCCGCCGGCGCGCGCGCCGCAACGTCGAGCGCCGGCCCTGCGACGAGCCCGAGCGCGAGCAGGAGCGGCGGCGTCAGCCGCTCGGCCCGGCGGCGCCGCTCGCCGATCTGGTCGGCGAACTCCTCGAATTCCGCGTACGTCGTCACTATTGTCCTCCCCGCGTCCCGTCGGCGCCCGCCCCCGTCGTACGCAGTGTATAGTGTTGCTACATGGAAGCCAAACGAGATGCTCGTCCGTTCGAGAACGACGAGGTGGTGGACGCGCCGGATCCGACCCCCGCGCCGCCCGCGACGAGCGTCCGGCGCGACATCGTCGTCATCGGCGCGTCCGCGGGCGGGGTCGAGGCGCTCAAGGTCGTCCTCGGGACGCTCCCGCCGGACTACAACGGCACGGTCTGCGTGGTGCTGCACATCCCGCCATCGGTGCCGAGCGTGCTCGCGCACATCCTCGGCCGCTCGACACGCCTCGTGTGCGTGAGCGCCTACGACGGCGCGCCGGTGCGCCCGGGCGTCGTGTACGTCGCCCCCCCGGATCACCACCTGCTGCTCGAGGACGACCGCGTGCGCCTCCTACGCGGCCCGCGCGAGAACGGCCACCGCCCGGCCATCGACCCGCTCTTCCGGAGTGCCGCGGCGGCGTACGGCCCGCGCGTGGTCGGCGTGGTGCTCACCGGCAACCTCGACGACGGCACCCGCGGGCTCTTCGCGATCAAGCACCGCGGCGGACTCGCCGTGGTCCAGGACCCGGAGGACGCGCTGTACCCGAGCATGCCGCGGAACGCGATCGAGAACGTCGACGTCGACTGGGTCCTGCCGGCGCCCGAAGTCGGCCCCTTGCTCGCCGCCCTCGCGACCGACACGCCGTGGCCAGCGCGTTCCGCGCCGCCGGCGGACGCGCTCGCGCTCGACGCCGTGACGGAGGTCGCCGCCGTCGATCCCGACGAGCATCAGTTGGCGGAGAACGGCACGACCGCCGCCGCGGCCGGCGCCGGCCCGAATGGGGGGGCCGCACGGGCCGCGCCCGCGGAGCTGTGCGACGACACGCCGCTCCACCACGCCGCCGACCTCGCGACCGGTATCGGCCACGTCGACGGCGGCGCGCGTATCAACGAGCGTCTCGGCGGGACCGTGTCGGGCTATACCTGCCCCGAGTGCCACGGCAGCCTGTGGGAGTTGGAAGAGGGGAAACTCGTGCGCTACCGCTGCCGCGTCGGGCACTCGTACACCGAGCCGGGCCTGGTCGACCACAAGGCGCACTCGGTCGAGGACGCGATCTGGACCGCGCTCACCGCGCTCGAAGAGAGCGCGGCCATTGCCGCGCGCGTCGCCGACCGATCGGGCCGGCAAGGGCGCTCGCAGAGCGCGACGTACTTCCGGGCGCGCGCGGCGCACCTCGAGCGGCGCGGCGCGGTGCTCCGCGACCTCCTCGCCGAGCTCCCGGGCCACGTCGACGCGGCCTGATGTCCGACCGCCGTCCGGCGACGCCGCCCTCCGAACCCGGCCCCGACTTCGACGCCCTCCTCGACGATCTGCGCGCCGAACGCAACTTCGACCTCCGAGGCTACAAGCGCGTGGGGCTCGCACGGCGCGTCGCCAAACGCATGCGCGTCGTCGACGTCGAGGACTTCGCGACCTATCGCGACTTTCTGCGGACCCACGCCGAAGAGTACATCCAACTCTTCAACACGATCCTCATCAACGTGACCACCTTCTTCCGCGACGACGAGCCGTGGGCGTACCTGCGCGCCGAGGTGCTGCCGCGGCTGATCGAGGCCAAGGCGCCGGGCGACCCGATCCGCGTCTGGTGCGCGGGCTGCGCCACGGGCCAGGAGGTGTACACGCTGGCCATCGTGCTGGCCGAGGCGCTCGGGGCCGAGCAGTTCCGCGACCGCGTGAAGATTTACGGCACCGACGTCGACGACGAAGCGCTCGCGGTCGCGCGCCAGGGCACGTACGACGAGCGCGACGTGGCCGACCTGCCCGCCGAGCTGCTGGAGCGCTACTTCGAGCGCGACGGGGTGCGCTGGTGCTTCCGCAAGGACCTGCGCCGGCTGCTCATCTTCGGCCGGAATGATTTGATGCGCGACGCGCCAATCTCGCGCATCGACCTGCTCACGTGCCGCAACACGCTGATGTACTTCGACGCGCCCACCCAGGGGCGCGTGCTGGCGCGCTTCCACTTCGCCCTCAACGAGGGCGGCGTGCTGCTGCTCGGCCGGGCCGAAACACTGCTCACGCAGACCACCCTGTTCGTCCCGCTCGACCTCAAGAAGCGGGTGTTCGCGAAGGCCGTGCGCGCAGGCGGCCTCGCGCGGCGCGACCGCGGCGCGGCCGATGGCGCGCCCCCGCGCGGCCCCGCCGGCGACGGGGCGCGGTCGCCCGACGGCGACCTGCGCGAGGCCGGGTTCGACGCGAGCACGGTGGCGCAGTTCGTCGTCGACCGCGGCGGGCGGATGGCGGCCGTGAACGACCGCGCGCGCGCCCTCTTCCACCTGAGCGCGCCCGACCTCGGGCGCCCGCTGCAGGACCTGGAGGTGTCGTACCGGCCGTTCGAGCTGCGCTCGGTCATCGACCAGGCGCACGTGGAGCTGCGCACGGTCGCGCGCCAGGAGGTGCCGTGGCGCGCCCCGGACGGCGAGCAGCGCTGGTTCGACATCGTCGTCACGCCGCTGTTCGCCCCGCCCGACGGGGCCCCCCCCTTCGGCGCGGCCTCGACCGGCGCGAGCGTGACCTTCACCGAGGTCACGCGCCACAAGCAGCTCGAGCAGCAGCTCCAGGAGTCGCAGCAGGAGCTGGAGGCGGCCTACCAGGAACTGCAGAGCACCAACGAGGAACTCGAGACCACGAACGAGGAGCTGCACTCCACGGTCGAGGAGCTCGAGACGACGAACGAAGAGCTCCAGAGCACCAACGAGGAGCTCGAGACGATGAACGAGGAACTCCAGAGCACCAACGAGGAGCTGCAGACGATCAACGACGAGCTGCGGCAGCGCAGCGACGAGCTGAACCAGCTCAACGACTTCCTCGACTCGGTGTTCTCGAGCGTCGGGAGCGCGGTCGCGGTGCTCGACCCCGAGCTCCGTGTTCTCGTGTGGAACGCGCGGGCCGAGGAATTGTGGGGGCTGCGCGCCGATGAGGTCATGGGGCTTCCCTTCCTGTCGCTCGACATCGGCTTCCCGGTCGCGCGCCTCGGCGACGCCGCCCGCGCGGCGCTCGGCGGCGACGCGCCGCGCTACGAGGTCACGCTCGACGCGACCAACCGGCGCGGGCGCGCGATCCGGTGCCGCACCTCGGTCCTGCCGCTCGCCGTGCGGGGCGAGCCGGCGCCGGCCGGGGTGATCGTGCTGATGGACGACCCGCCCGCGGACGAGGGCGCGGACGCCTAACGCGCCTAACGCGCCGCGGCCCTCGCGGGCCGCCCCGGTCAGGTGACTACCGGTTAGGCCGCCGCGTAGTACGCGCCGATCCCGCAGCGGACGGCGTCGCCCATCAACTCGCGTACGACGGCCGGGTCGGTGCCGGCGGGCGCGCCGCCGCGCACGGCGTCCTTGACGAGGACGAGCATGCGCTCGGGCGGTGCGCCGTCGGCGCGCAGGCGCGCGGCGAGGGCCCGCACCGCGTCGCAGAGCGCCACGCGCGTGGCGTCCAGCTCGGTCCGGAGCACGTCCCGCGCGTCGACGGCCGCATGGGCGCGCTCGATCGCGGGCTGCAACCCCGCGTGGGCGATCGCGTCGAGCGCGCGCGCCGCGGTCGTGCGGACGCGCGCTTCGGCGACGCCGTCGGAATCCGGGGCACGGGGCGCCGGGCCGAGATCGGACCGGGACAGCGCGAGCTCTCGCACGCCCGGCAACAGCGGGGTGTCGCTCATCGGCGGGGCGAGCAGCGGGAGGGGAAAGGTGGGGTCCGGCGGCCGCCAAACGGTGTGGCCGCAACGGAATTCGTCCGACCCTACCGCCCGCGAACGCGCCCGTCAAGCAAGGAGTTCCACGGGGGCGTGGGCGCCGCTACCGCCCGACGATCTCCGCGAGCGCCTCCGTGCATGCGGCCAGGCAGCCGGCCAGCCCCTCGGCTGTGTGGTCGCCCATGTGGCCGATGCGGAACGTCGACCCCTTGCCCGCGCCATACCCGCCGCCCACGACGTAGCCGCGCCGCGCGACCGCCGCCACCACCGCCGCGGGCGCCACGCTCGTGGGGAGTGTGATCGCGCTCACCGTCGGCGACCGCTCCCCTTCCGGCGCGAGCACCGCGATTCCGAACCGGCCCCCGCACGCTTCGGCCCACGCCCACGTCTGCGCGGCGAGCGCCGCGTGCCGCGCCCAGCGCGCCTCGACCGGCTCCGGGGCGAGCGCCGCGGCGGCGCCCGCGGCGGCGTCGACGCCGACCGTGCGCGCGAGCTGCGCCTCGAGCGCGTAGAAGAGCGAGAGCGCGGGCGTGTTGGGCGTCTGCCGCTTGGCGGCGAAGGCGGCGAACTCGGCGACGTCGAAGTAGCGCCCGCGGTCGGGCGCCGCGCCGACCTCCGCCAGGTAGCCCTCGCCCACGGCCGCGAACGCGAGCCCCGGCGGCAGCGCGAGCGCCTTTTGGGAGCCGGTGAGCACGAAATCGAGCCCCGACGCGTCGAAGTCGAGCGGCGCGGCGCCGAGTGCGGTGACGCTGTCGACGAGCATGCGGGCGCCGTGCGCGCGCGCCGCGGCGCCGAGCGCGACGACGTCGGTGAGCGCGCCGCTCGACGTCTCGGAGTGGGCGACGGTGACCGCGGCGTACGCCCGCCGGCTCAACTGCCGCGCCACGTCGTCCGGGTCCGCCGCGCGCCCGAACGGCACGGCGAGCACGTCGACCTCCCGCCCGCACGCGCGCGCGATCTCGGCGAAGCGCTCGCTGAACGCGCCGTTCACGACCGCGAGTACGGGGCCCGGGCGGGCGCAGCGCACCGCCGCCTCCATGAGCCCCGTCGCCGAGGAGCTCGAGATGAACACCGGGCGGGCCGTCTTGAAGACGCGCCGCAGCCCCGCGTCGCAGCGGGCGTAGAGCGCCTCGAACGCCGCGCCGCGGTGCGCGATCATCGGCCGCGTCATCGCGGCGAGGACCTCGGGGCGGACCTCGGTGGGGCCGGGGAGGAAGAAGGTGCCGAAGGAGCTGTTAGGCACGACGTTCGGCGTGGTCACGACGCGTTCGGGGCGAGCATGGTAAGGCGGTCGGGGGGAAGCGGGCGCACGAAGTCGTGGTCCAAGGTGACGAGGTGTTCGTCGAGGTGCAGCACGGCGGCGGCAATCCACGCGTCGGTCACGTCACCCCCGACTGGTGCGCGCGTCCGGTACAGGTCGGCGAACACGGGCCATTCGCGCCCTACCGATGCGAGCACGACATTCGGCCGCTGCAACAACTCCTCGACAAACGTCAGGGCCCGCGTCGCCGAGATGGGCGTGGGAGTGATCGACGCGATGCGGACCACCCGCAAGTAGCCCGCGACCACCATCGGCAGCAGGACAAACATCCCGCCGCGTGCGGCGTGGTCGAGCGCCCCGTCGATCCACGTAGTCGCGACGGCGTGGTGTGCGTGGTCGAAGCGGGCCGCCGCAACTAAGCCGCAACTAACACGTTGACGTCGGGAGTCACGTCGCGGGCAATTCTCCACGGGCGAATCGCAGGTACTTCTCGTCTTCCTCGGCGTCGACCGCCGCCGACGCGTTGCGGTACGGGGCGACGCTCGGCGGGAAACCCCCGCCGTCGAACACAGGGAGGGGCGGGCAGGCACGCTGTGCAGGGATGGCGGGTGCGGACGCCGCCGCATGCGCCGCCGCGCCGCCCAGCTGAGTCTCTACAATCCGCCCGACGAGTTGCGCGGGCGTGGTACCCTCGCGCGCTGCCTGCGCCTCTACACGTGCGAGGAGCGCGGGGTCGAGGTCGATCGTCACGGTCATACCTCCCTCCTGTGGTGTAACGCTCGCAAGCTAGCCGAGCCATCCCGCCGCTCAACTCGGCGGTCCGCGTTCGGTCAGTTCCCGCGGAGCACGAGTGCCGCGAGCGCGTCGAAGCCGTCGACGACGTAATCGGCCGCCGCGACCACCGCCTCGCGCCGCGCGATGCCGGTGAACGCCGCCAACGCGTCGCACGCGCCGTCGCCGCGCAGCGCCACGTCGGTACTCCCGTCGCCGCAGCCGAGCGCGGGACGCGCCCCGTCGCCCCACGCCGCGAGCACGCGCCGGGCGACCTCCCCCTTGCCGCCCTGCGTCGCGAGCGGCGAGCCGGCGTCGTAGGCGAAGTAGCCGCCCCCCGCGTCGAAGACGACGTCCACCGCGTACACGTCGTCGGGCGCGAAGCCGAGCGTGCGCGCGAACGGGAGGATGCCCTGCCGCAAGCCGCCGCTGACGAGCGCGACGCGCGTCCCCGCCGCGCGGATGCGGGCGAGCGCGTCGGCCGCCCCCGGCGCGATCGCGGCGGCGTAGGCGTCGGCGAGCGCCACACAATCCGCGCGGCCCGGCCGCACGCGCGCGAGCCGCTCGCCGTAGACCGCGTCGAGCGGCAGTTCGCCGCGCATCGCGCGCTCGGTCGCGTCCGCCACCGCCGCGGCCGCCTCGGACCCGCGGCGCGCGGCGAGCCAGTCGATCCCTTCGACCCCGGCGAGGGTCGAATCGACGTCGAGCAGGAGCGAGCGAAAGAGTCGCGAGGCGGGCGGCATGGGGCGGACGGCGAGCGGGAACGCGCGGGCAAACTCATCAACAGGCAGACGTACAAAGTGCCCGACCCGGCCCCGCGCACAACGCCCGGCCGGTTTCCTGCGTTTACTGAGGAGTAAAGCCACCGAACGCGCGGGCCAGATCGATGACTCCGCGGTCGGGGCCTTCATTGTTCAACGCCGGAACTCATCGATGGACCTCCCCCGCCCCGACGGGCGACCCGACGCGCTGTCGTGGCAGGAACGGCAGCGGCGGATGCGCGAAGCCGCCATCCTCGACGCGGCCACCGAACTGCTCGCCGAGCGCGGCTACGCCGCGACGAGCATGGACGAGATCGCCAGTC
The Gemmatimonadetes bacterium T265 genome window above contains:
- a CDS encoding aminotransferase, which produces MTTPNVVPNSSFGTFFLPGPTEVRPEVLAAMTRPMIAHRGAAFEALYARCDAGLRRVFKTARPVFISSSSATGLMEAAVRCARPGPVLAVVNGAFSERFAEIARACGREVDVLAVPFGRAADPDDVARQLSRRAYAAVTVAHSETSSGALTDVVALGAAARAHGARMLVDSVTALGAAPLDFDASGLDFVLTGSQKALALPPGLAFAAVGEGYLAEVGAAPDRGRYFDVAEFAAFAAKRQTPNTPALSLFYALEAQLARTVGVDAAAGAAAALAPEPVEARWARHAALAAQTWAWAEACGGRFGIAVLAPEGERSPTVSAITLPTSVAPAAVVAAVARRGYVVGGGYGAGKGSTFRIGHMGDHTAEGLAGCLAACTEALAEIVGR
- the bglB gene encoding beta-glucosidase — translated: MRHSYRFPDGFVWGASTSAYQIEGSPLADGAGPSIWQRFTHSPGLTAGGDTGDVACDHYRRWADDVALMADLGLQSYRFSVSWSRILPAGTGRVNPAGLGFYERLVDALLARGIRPNLTLFHWDLPAALDDRGGWLNRDVAEWFADYARVVVRALGDRVPLWATLNEPWVVTDGGYLHGVIAPGHRNLYEAPIAAHNLLRAHGLGVQAYRAEAPAGAGQVGLVVNLEPKDPATDREEDLAAARRADAYMNRQYLDPVFLGHYPEELAEVFGAAWPAWPDADFDVIRAPVDWIGVNYYTRAVTQDGPGVLPVRAATVRQPGHAYTETGWEVYPPALTRALRWVTERYGRVPLYVTENGAAFYDPPHAVEGPDGPRVDDPLRVWYYREHLRAAHDALAAGVDLRGYYAWSLLDNFEWSLGFAKRFGLVHVDYATQRRTPKASARFFREVVRTNGAALADR
- the cheB gene encoding chemotaxis protein CheB is translated as MEAKRDARPFENDEVVDAPDPTPAPPATSVRRDIVVIGASAGGVEALKVVLGTLPPDYNGTVCVVLHIPPSVPSVLAHILGRSTRLVCVSAYDGAPVRPGVVYVAPPDHHLLLEDDRVRLLRGPRENGHRPAIDPLFRSAAAAYGPRVVGVVLTGNLDDGTRGLFAIKHRGGLAVVQDPEDALYPSMPRNAIENVDVDWVLPAPEVGPLLAALATDTPWPARSAPPADALALDAVTEVAAVDPDEHQLAENGTTAAAAGAGPNGGAARAAPAELCDDTPLHHAADLATGIGHVDGGARINERLGGTVSGYTCPECHGSLWELEEGKLVRYRCRVGHSYTEPGLVDHKAHSVEDAIWTALTALEESAAIAARVADRSGRQGRSQSATYFRARAAHLERRGAVLRDLLAELPGHVDAA
- the cheR gene encoding chemotaxis protein CheR; the encoded protein is MSDRRPATPPSEPGPDFDALLDDLRAERNFDLRGYKRVGLARRVAKRMRVVDVEDFATYRDFLRTHAEEYIQLFNTILINVTTFFRDDEPWAYLRAEVLPRLIEAKAPGDPIRVWCAGCATGQEVYTLAIVLAEALGAEQFRDRVKIYGTDVDDEALAVARQGTYDERDVADLPAELLERYFERDGVRWCFRKDLRRLLIFGRNDLMRDAPISRIDLLTCRNTLMYFDAPTQGRVLARFHFALNEGGVLLLGRAETLLTQTTLFVPLDLKKRVFAKAVRAGGLARRDRGAADGAPPRGPAGDGARSPDGDLREAGFDASTVAQFVVDRGGRMAAVNDRARALFHLSAPDLGRPLQDLEVSYRPFELRSVIDQAHVELRTVARQEVPWRAPDGEQRWFDIVVTPLFAPPDGAPPFGAASTGASVTFTEVTRHKQLEQQLQESQQELEAAYQELQSTNEELETTNEELHSTVEELETTNEELQSTNEELETMNEELQSTNEELQTINDELRQRSDELNQLNDFLDSVFSSVGSAVAVLDPELRVLVWNARAEELWGLRADEVMGLPFLSLDIGFPVARLGDAARAALGGDAPRYEVTLDATNRRGRAIRCRTSVLPLAVRGEPAPAGVIVLMDDPPADEGADA
- the ugpC gene encoding sn-glycerol-3-phosphate import ATP-binding protein UgpC, with product MTHGVLGGAAVGGPADNGASVGRASGNGAPVKLDALRKVYDGGQVAVHGVDLDVAAGEFVVLVGPSGCGKSTTLRMIAGLEPVSGGRVMIGGRDVTGEPPAHRDIAMVFQTYALYPQMTVRENMGFALRLRKRPAADVDARVRAVADTLDLTPLLDRLPKQLSGGQRQRVAIGRAIVREPRVFLFDEPLSNLDAKLRGQMRREIAALHRRLGATTIYVTHDQVEAMTLGDRIVVMRAGQVEQIDAPAALYARPRTAFVAAFVGSPPMNLFRGQVDPAAGTFVVAGAEALAVELPPALLAAAQAHLPSGREALLGVRPEHVAVAAATPDPARPTLAMRVELAEPLGHELLAHSRRGAAELTARLAPDAPLPPAGGVAQFVLDPGALHLFDAEGGMVIGRSSP